A single window of Desulfovibrio sp. G11 DNA harbors:
- a CDS encoding nucleotide-binding protein: MATIHFILQGKGGVGKSMVAVLLYQALEHFEKEVLAYDTDPVNTTLASFREFNVTALNIMKDGNIDARMFDALLEYLANAPEGSHVIVDNGASSFLALGRYMEESEVLPILTEAGHAVFFHSIVAGGQAIGDTLKGLARLAVNFPESPLVVWLNPYFGEIALDGQEFEEFQIYKKYSPQFHALIRLPEGNKTLIGKDLEELLAKRQSFAAGINGSSTSIAVKARLRRYWNQILACVEQADLL; the protein is encoded by the coding sequence ATGGCCACAATACATTTTATACTGCAAGGGAAGGGCGGGGTGGGAAAATCCATGGTCGCCGTTTTGCTATATCAGGCCCTTGAGCATTTCGAGAAAGAGGTGCTTGCCTATGACACAGATCCGGTCAACACGACGTTGGCATCATTCCGGGAATTTAACGTGACAGCGCTGAACATCATGAAGGACGGCAATATCGACGCCCGCATGTTTGACGCGCTTCTGGAATACCTGGCCAATGCCCCGGAAGGATCGCATGTCATTGTGGACAACGGCGCATCCTCTTTTCTTGCCTTGGGCAGATACATGGAAGAATCCGAGGTGCTGCCTATTCTGACCGAGGCCGGACATGCAGTTTTTTTTCATTCAATTGTGGCCGGCGGCCAGGCCATAGGTGATACGCTGAAAGGTTTGGCCCGCCTGGCGGTGAATTTCCCTGAATCGCCTCTAGTAGTCTGGTTGAATCCCTATTTTGGCGAAATCGCTCTGGATGGCCAGGAATTCGAAGAATTTCAAATCTACAAAAAATATTCCCCTCAGTTTCATGCCCTGATCCGATTGCCGGAAGGCAACAAAACGCTGATCGGCAAGGACCTGGAAGAACTGCTGGCCAAGCGCCAGAGCTTTGCCGCGGGCATCAACGGCAGCTCCACTTCCATTGCAGTGAAGGCGCGCCTGCGGCGCTACTGGAACCAGATTCTTGCTTGTGTCGAGCAGGCGGATCTTCTGTAG
- a CDS encoding cupin domain-containing protein, with product MIYRADALEGFEKEMFGGPGTTKFTKIVNEEGLAGKGRLFNLVNLKPGCAIGSHKHSGELEIYHVLKGQGTYNDNGTEVLVKAGDVTVCNDGEVHGILNIGTEDLEMVALILFTR from the coding sequence ATGATCTATCGCGCCGATGCACTGGAAGGGTTTGAAAAGGAAATGTTCGGTGGCCCCGGAACCACCAAGTTCACCAAAATCGTTAATGAAGAAGGGCTGGCCGGAAAAGGCCGTCTGTTCAATCTGGTGAATCTCAAGCCCGGCTGCGCCATCGGCAGCCACAAGCACAGCGGAGAGCTTGAAATTTATCACGTGCTCAAAGGGCAGGGAACCTATAATGACAACGGCACAGAAGTGCTTGTCAAAGCCGGTGATGTGACCGTCTGTAATGACGGCGAAGTCCACGGCATTCTCAATATCGGCACGGAAGATCTGGAGATGGTCGCCCTTATCCTGTTCACCAGATAA
- a CDS encoding TraK family protein has product MTSLRPGFARIEFICIEDEAATLLQKGHTVKSAYDYLAEKKKLRMKYDTFRRYVHARLKKSLQASPANHGIEPAALLESGSVHQTSVAIRNGPIRVASKNSQFDSNDFDVNELGPTRE; this is encoded by the coding sequence ATGACAAGTCTTCGCCCTGGATTTGCCAGAATAGAATTCATCTGCATTGAGGATGAAGCTGCTACGCTTCTCCAGAAAGGACATACAGTGAAGTCCGCGTATGACTATCTGGCAGAGAAAAAGAAACTCCGGATGAAGTATGACACATTTCGTCGTTATGTTCATGCCCGGCTGAAAAAAAGCCTACAGGCGTCCCCCGCAAATCATGGAATCGAGCCAGCCGCCCTACTGGAGTCCGGCTCAGTGCATCAGACGTCTGTGGCAATTCGTAACGGGCCCATTCGGGTAGCTAGCAAAAACTCACAATTCGACTCAAACGACTTTGATGTCAATGAACTTGGCCCTACCAGGGAGTAA
- a CDS encoding toxin co-regulated pilus biosynthesis Q family protein has translation MHKSTSVSFDGLSSEYSVDAQALAAQTALELGKRHAPAHTSVSLDRVPGVFGEVLEQKLRADGFSLGSSGLGVNYKLDVLDADGSPALGYVQVACSDGQMFSLTREVFKGTEPPFSAPVQEDHPLESRPLPERSPMAIAPDHVSVATMPAATPRVKVYPVRKAATAAVVARRSGVPVKDFCRWNNVFPNTTLSKGTPVHLSEPPVDAIPVASAAPVPADLPNGQSAPRGTTPAPIPVPGSLPSRTQASPALETSRLGTPVSYTPVAVSTPATQVTPSAVTPSAEPPVAAPVIEAVPVWEIHKGAMLRNLMEGWGAIAGYSVIWNAHNDYEMRSSATFSGVFVDAVKNFFAALQANGLALRVTIYQGNKVMEVSEH, from the coding sequence ATGCACAAGAGCACTTCCGTCTCATTTGATGGCTTGAGTAGCGAATATTCCGTCGATGCGCAGGCCCTCGCGGCTCAGACGGCACTTGAGCTGGGTAAACGCCATGCGCCCGCACATACTTCTGTATCTCTGGACCGCGTACCGGGTGTATTCGGTGAGGTCCTGGAGCAAAAGCTTCGCGCAGACGGTTTTTCTCTGGGTTCTTCTGGCCTTGGAGTTAATTACAAACTGGATGTGCTAGACGCCGACGGCTCTCCAGCGCTGGGCTATGTACAAGTAGCCTGTTCTGACGGACAGATGTTCAGCCTTACGCGCGAAGTGTTCAAAGGCACAGAACCTCCCTTTTCAGCGCCGGTGCAGGAAGATCATCCGCTGGAATCCCGCCCGCTTCCGGAGCGTTCGCCTATGGCGATCGCTCCTGATCATGTATCCGTAGCGACCATGCCGGCCGCCACTCCCCGCGTCAAGGTATACCCCGTAAGAAAAGCGGCTACTGCCGCCGTTGTGGCCAGGCGCAGCGGCGTTCCGGTCAAGGATTTTTGTCGCTGGAACAATGTCTTCCCCAATACAACGCTGTCCAAAGGTACCCCGGTCCATCTGTCAGAGCCGCCGGTTGATGCCATTCCCGTAGCTTCCGCAGCTCCCGTGCCTGCTGATCTTCCCAATGGGCAGTCCGCTCCTCGGGGCACAACACCTGCGCCCATACCCGTGCCGGGATCTCTGCCCAGCCGCACCCAAGCCTCACCGGCGCTGGAAACAAGCAGACTTGGTACCCCAGTATCCTATACGCCGGTTGCCGTGAGCACGCCGGCTACACAAGTTACCCCGTCCGCAGTCACGCCGAGTGCTGAACCGCCTGTTGCGGCTCCCGTCATCGAGGCCGTCCCTGTCTGGGAAATCCACAAAGGCGCGATGCTGCGCAATCTGATGGAAGGTTGGGGTGCCATCGCGGGCTACAGTGTGATCTGGAATGCTCATAACGATTACGAAATGCGGAGCTCCGCAACCTTCTCCGGCGTCTTCGTGGACGCGGTGAAAAACTTCTTTGCGGCTCTTCAGGCCAACGGCCTTGCCCTGCGTGTGACCATCTACCAGGGCAACAAGGTCATGGAAGTGTCGGAACACTAA
- the trbB gene encoding P-type conjugative transfer ATPase TrbB → MDDRLLESLEYNCGPLIMEALRDETVIEIMLNPDGKLWIERYGQEQECIGDLPLVQGKQILSLVASALGSTVDALHPVVEGSFPLDGSRFEGTFPPLVGPGASFSNRKKASRLITMQEYLAQGVITPEVPPIIRSAILDRKNIVVVGGTSSGKTTFVNAIIHELDELCPHDRLLILEDTAELQSKSPNTVFFLTSDLAGIGMRQLAKVSMRYAPRRILVGEVRDAAALELLKLWNTGHPGGIGTFHADSAEEALERLEELVEEAGVGSKQKLIGRAVDLIVYMEKTPANRRRLASIISVNKFNAKEGRYETTPLYSAV, encoded by the coding sequence ATGGATGATCGCCTGCTGGAGAGCCTGGAATACAACTGTGGCCCTCTGATCATGGAGGCGCTACGGGATGAGACGGTGATTGAAATCATGCTCAACCCGGACGGAAAACTGTGGATTGAGCGTTATGGCCAGGAACAGGAATGCATTGGCGATCTCCCACTGGTGCAGGGAAAGCAGATCCTTTCGCTGGTTGCCAGCGCCCTGGGCAGCACGGTAGACGCGCTTCATCCAGTGGTTGAAGGGAGCTTTCCACTGGACGGCTCCCGCTTTGAGGGTACGTTTCCGCCTTTGGTTGGACCAGGCGCATCTTTTTCGAACCGAAAGAAAGCGTCACGGCTCATTACCATGCAGGAATATCTGGCGCAGGGAGTAATAACGCCTGAAGTGCCGCCTATTATCCGTTCCGCCATTCTGGACCGGAAAAATATTGTTGTGGTGGGTGGAACCTCCAGTGGCAAGACGACATTTGTAAATGCCATTATTCATGAACTGGATGAACTTTGTCCTCATGACCGCCTGCTGATTTTGGAAGACACGGCGGAACTTCAGTCCAAAAGTCCCAACACCGTATTTTTCCTCACTTCGGATCTGGCCGGCATCGGCATGCGCCAACTGGCGAAGGTCAGCATGCGCTATGCGCCACGCCGCATTCTTGTGGGCGAGGTGCGCGACGCGGCCGCTCTGGAATTACTCAAGCTCTGGAACACGGGGCATCCGGGGGGCATCGGCACCTTCCATGCGGACAGCGCGGAAGAGGCTCTGGAGCGCTTGGAAGAACTCGTGGAAGAGGCCGGTGTCGGTTCCAAGCAAAAGCTGATCGGCCGCGCCGTTGACCTGATTGTCTATATGGAAAAGACGCCCGCAAACAGGCGCCGTCTTGCTTCAATCATTTCCGTAAACAAATTCAATGCGAAAGAGGGACGTTACGAAACAACGCCTCTCTATTCAGCTGTCTGA
- the trbD gene encoding conjugal transfer protein TrbD, with protein sequence MEVRRIPLYQSLHRHNLVLGAERELAMGSSLIALLVGSGVTFFSGVSAFAFWLVSMFLLQRMAKADPLMSKVWMRHVKQQVFYSARSSRWRPLEGFKAR encoded by the coding sequence ATGGAAGTCCGGCGTATTCCCCTATATCAGTCACTGCACCGACACAACCTTGTGCTTGGCGCGGAGCGCGAACTGGCCATGGGCAGTTCCCTGATTGCTTTGCTTGTCGGTAGTGGTGTGACGTTCTTTTCCGGGGTTTCCGCCTTTGCATTCTGGCTTGTGTCCATGTTCCTGCTTCAGCGCATGGCCAAGGCGGATCCACTTATGAGCAAAGTGTGGATGCGGCATGTGAAACAGCAGGTTTTTTACAGTGCCAGATCAAGCCGCTGGCGGCCCCTGGAAGGGTTCAAGGCAAGGTGA
- a CDS encoding TrbC/VirB2 family protein produces the protein MYRGFFFIALIFFFGVCPDLALASGGISEFTGPLEKVVNTITGPAGKLIGAVGMALCGIYMIVNKDDISGGFKYALNTVFAISFLAFAVSMMNSLFSFSGAVV, from the coding sequence ATGTACAGGGGCTTTTTCTTTATTGCTCTGATTTTCTTTTTTGGAGTCTGCCCGGATCTGGCCTTGGCCAGCGGCGGTATTTCGGAGTTCACCGGCCCTCTTGAAAAGGTCGTTAACACGATTACCGGCCCGGCGGGTAAGCTCATAGGCGCAGTTGGTATGGCACTTTGCGGCATCTACATGATCGTGAACAAGGATGATATTTCCGGCGGCTTTAAATATGCGCTTAATACTGTGTTTGCAATCAGTTTTTTGGCTTTTGCTGTAAGCATGATGAACTCACTTTTCAGTTTTTCGGGAGCGGTGGTCTGA
- a CDS encoding mechanosensitive ion channel family protein, with the protein MRYFLRFSSLFLLILCCVLAAGHTPAADTDTATPENPAAASRDAVKPSDAAPGAASAVLPAGSADSATTGNPAPAAGQAPQGTPSAQETSPAAAPLPVQPQAAPAAPAANGDESAAPAPRPGTSEKKEPAKAKAEKKASPKPKTEKKENAAPKADKKEARPAAADKKDAPAAQEEENATAQEEEKSGVLHDPWEMVWSSQHSMLEEVNGKALAMSDTFADRALNVSEKVQPFVDEARRLLVLSNTYKNMPNAMEAVSRRLTVTITEVRKILSPMMDARSEAQGLLERISYLADSLPEDLHDERLSSEMQEYIQALAMTRLRLTAVLAQYDTALAPSLALLNRLEKTREEISSQLPALWKDYYLQKPVPWLSPAAWDDFPKQMTYSYQGLLLRIPVEVPVTPENWGTAVLRFFMCLLFAGVITVLLSRRWLNETSTPTVRHIFHVSLPWFCVGLALLGSSISATGEFFRLFLALGNLSLIVAQINLAWDLRRLKYPEVQIDRSPFWHLIPLTLCAYVLLYLPLLRPLVLVIWMGLLITDIMRQRRRKEQDLGPLHLESSVLEAEPVVLWLCLIITIFGLHLYSMVLYLCFVSCSLALQLSLGGMSFVTTVSEKLPKEGIRAALAHTAIALAAPVVLVVAFVGVTQWVGTLPGGLPLLQYYILRGVNVGATQFNVLHLLMIVSAFYITRTAVAMGSRFLGRLPKQGLQIDATLIPPIQTAFSYALWCFFGLFVLKALGMELSNLAMVAGGLSVGIGFGMQTIVNNFLSGLILIFSRTLQAGDVVEVGGTQGRVRKISVRATMVETFDNALIIVPNSEFVASRLINWTRNSRTVRKEIKVGVAYGSDTAAVMRILLATANANSNVLKYPPPNVIFADFGASTLDFNLLFWVRDYDVGASTTSAIRLEIEKEFRNQRIEVAFPQLDIHIKEMPPRVKNTPPPSELRAARRLTRRPRRRLEAASSRKVAENTAGTPHPDNTDDNDA; encoded by the coding sequence ATGCGATATTTCCTGCGCTTTTCAAGCCTTTTTTTGCTGATCCTGTGCTGTGTTCTTGCCGCAGGCCATACCCCGGCCGCCGACACTGACACCGCGACACCGGAAAATCCCGCTGCCGCCAGCCGCGACGCCGTAAAACCTTCGGACGCTGCCCCCGGTGCGGCGTCAGCCGTTCTGCCCGCCGGTAGCGCCGATAGCGCCACTACCGGCAACCCGGCTCCCGCAGCGGGGCAAGCCCCGCAGGGTACGCCGTCTGCCCAGGAAACCTCGCCCGCGGCCGCGCCTCTTCCGGTACAACCGCAGGCAGCGCCCGCTGCTCCCGCCGCCAATGGCGACGAATCTGCCGCCCCGGCCCCACGCCCGGGAACGTCCGAAAAAAAGGAGCCGGCAAAGGCCAAAGCCGAAAAAAAAGCCAGCCCGAAGCCGAAAACGGAAAAGAAAGAAAATGCCGCGCCCAAGGCGGATAAAAAAGAAGCCAGGCCTGCCGCTGCCGACAAAAAGGACGCTCCGGCTGCACAGGAAGAAGAAAACGCTACAGCACAGGAAGAAGAAAAATCCGGCGTACTGCATGACCCTTGGGAAATGGTCTGGAGCAGCCAGCACAGCATGCTTGAAGAGGTCAACGGCAAAGCCCTGGCCATGAGCGACACCTTTGCCGACCGCGCCCTCAACGTGAGTGAAAAGGTGCAGCCTTTTGTTGACGAGGCACGCCGCCTTCTGGTGCTGAGCAATACCTACAAGAACATGCCCAACGCCATGGAGGCCGTCAGCCGCCGCCTTACCGTGACCATCACCGAGGTGCGCAAGATACTGTCGCCCATGATGGACGCCCGCAGCGAGGCCCAGGGCCTGCTTGAGCGCATCAGCTATCTGGCTGACAGCCTGCCCGAAGACCTGCACGACGAGCGCCTCAGCTCCGAAATGCAGGAATACATACAGGCTCTGGCCATGACACGCCTGCGCCTCACGGCAGTGCTGGCCCAGTATGATACAGCGCTTGCGCCCTCGCTGGCCCTGCTCAACCGGCTGGAAAAAACACGCGAAGAAATCAGTTCGCAACTGCCCGCCCTGTGGAAGGACTATTACCTGCAAAAGCCCGTCCCCTGGCTCAGCCCGGCGGCCTGGGACGATTTCCCCAAGCAGATGACCTATTCCTATCAGGGACTGCTGCTGCGCATTCCCGTTGAAGTACCCGTAACCCCCGAAAACTGGGGCACGGCTGTACTGCGCTTTTTCATGTGCCTGCTTTTTGCGGGTGTTATTACCGTGCTGCTGTCACGCCGCTGGCTTAATGAAACATCAACGCCCACAGTGCGTCACATCTTTCATGTAAGCCTGCCCTGGTTCTGCGTGGGGCTGGCCCTGCTGGGCAGTTCCATTTCAGCCACAGGCGAGTTTTTTCGCCTGTTCCTGGCCCTGGGTAACCTGAGCCTCATCGTGGCGCAGATCAATCTGGCCTGGGACCTGCGACGGCTCAAATACCCGGAAGTACAGATAGACCGCTCACCCTTCTGGCATCTCATTCCGCTGACGCTGTGCGCTTACGTCCTCCTGTACCTGCCGCTGCTCCGGCCGCTGGTGCTGGTCATCTGGATGGGGCTGCTCATCACAGACATCATGCGGCAGCGCCGCCGCAAGGAGCAGGACCTCGGCCCCCTGCATCTGGAAAGCTCGGTGCTTGAAGCCGAACCCGTGGTGCTGTGGCTGTGCCTCATCATAACCATATTCGGCCTGCATCTTTACAGCATGGTGCTGTATCTCTGCTTTGTTTCCTGCTCTCTGGCCCTGCAGCTTTCGCTCGGCGGCATGAGCTTTGTCACCACGGTCAGCGAAAAGCTGCCCAAGGAAGGCATACGGGCGGCGCTGGCGCATACGGCCATAGCCCTGGCAGCGCCCGTAGTGCTGGTGGTGGCCTTTGTGGGCGTGACCCAGTGGGTGGGAACCCTGCCCGGCGGCCTGCCCCTGCTGCAATATTACATTCTGCGCGGCGTCAATGTGGGGGCCACTCAGTTCAATGTGCTGCATCTGCTCATGATTGTCAGCGCCTTTTACATCACGCGCACGGCCGTGGCTATGGGGTCGCGATTTCTGGGGCGGCTGCCCAAGCAGGGCCTGCAGATAGACGCCACGCTCATTCCGCCCATACAGACGGCCTTTTCTTATGCCCTGTGGTGCTTTTTCGGCCTTTTCGTGCTCAAGGCCCTGGGCATGGAACTGAGCAATCTTGCGATGGTAGCTGGTGGTCTTTCCGTGGGTATCGGTTTCGGCATGCAAACCATTGTCAATAACTTCCTGTCCGGCCTCATTCTTATTTTCAGCCGCACGCTGCAGGCCGGAGACGTGGTGGAAGTGGGCGGAACCCAGGGCCGTGTGCGCAAGATCAGCGTGCGCGCCACCATGGTGGAAACATTCGACAACGCCCTGATCATCGTGCCCAACTCGGAATTTGTGGCAAGCCGCCTCATCAACTGGACGCGCAACAGCCGCACCGTGCGCAAGGAAATCAAGGTAGGCGTGGCCTATGGCAGCGATACGGCCGCAGTCATGCGCATTCTGCTGGCCACGGCCAACGCCAACAGCAACGTGCTCAAATACCCGCCGCCCAATGTGATCTTTGCGGACTTCGGCGCCAGCACCCTTGATTTCAACCTGCTTTTCTGGGTGCGGGACTATGACGTGGGAGCCTCCACAACCTCTGCCATTCGCCTTGAAATAGAAAAAGAGTTTCGCAATCAACGTATTGAAGTGGCTTTTCCTCAACTGGATATCCATATCAAGGAAATGCCGCCTCGCGTAAAAAACACTCCGCCACCTTCCGAACTGCGCGCTGCACGCAGGCTTACCCGGCGCCCCCGGCGCAGGCTTGAGGCGGCCAGCAGCAGAAAGGTGGCAGAAAATACGGCAGGCACGCCTCATCCCGACAATACGGACGACAATGACGCATAG
- a CDS encoding pilus assembly protein, translating into MKKNQFFRSIAFLLLGVILFGCAHKGAPDQELIEGKGRDFTTLSRSRTVDVVAEPYVGVKAVPIRADEQSQAALNTRVTLRKRGTLSDIAATIADMTPLTVQVGADPAPLTGGQKKSDGQSGSGDSGLALPDLLDVPAGGTLRMLNISYEGPLRGLLEHVAIASGYGWDFDSRTNTVVFSRLSVRTFTLLGIPGAKKYTDQITNKSRETTRSSIGGSNVNQTVATADTSSQTAQSNTTEYRFDIWADTEKAVKALLSAEGSVVGNQAAGTITVRDRAENVRQIASYIAETNKRLSRQIALLINVWALEVSDENEAGLDLQAIFANNDVSIVAGSLSALGGPGTASATIVSGKLKDSRGVLKALKQWGNATQATSGGGLVVSNQPLSAQAIHKTNYIAGSSTSQSDYGQTTEITPGEVTTGFSMTVIPHILERRRVLLQYTINLVLLDELKEYSTKDLAIQLPKTSTRAFTQRSSMQMGQTLVLAGFQDQSQKLANSLGLLNFGRGTKYGKTLLVVTMQLEAAGGGTED; encoded by the coding sequence ATGAAAAAGAACCAGTTCTTTCGCAGCATAGCCTTTCTTCTCCTTGGCGTAATCCTCTTCGGTTGCGCCCATAAGGGCGCGCCGGACCAGGAACTCATAGAGGGTAAGGGGCGGGACTTCACGACGCTCTCGCGCTCCAGGACCGTGGACGTGGTTGCCGAACCCTATGTGGGCGTGAAGGCCGTGCCCATCCGGGCGGACGAGCAGTCCCAGGCGGCGCTCAATACCCGCGTCACCCTGCGCAAGCGGGGAACTCTGTCTGACATAGCCGCCACCATAGCGGACATGACGCCGCTGACGGTGCAGGTGGGCGCGGATCCCGCGCCCCTGACCGGCGGGCAGAAAAAGAGCGACGGTCAATCCGGATCAGGCGATAGCGGCCTTGCCTTGCCTGATCTGCTGGATGTGCCTGCAGGCGGTACATTGCGGATGCTCAATATTTCCTATGAGGGCCCGTTGCGCGGCCTGCTGGAGCATGTGGCCATCGCATCGGGCTATGGCTGGGATTTTGACTCCAGAACAAATACCGTTGTCTTTTCCCGGCTGTCGGTCCGCACATTCACTTTGCTGGGTATCCCAGGCGCGAAAAAATATACGGACCAGATCACCAACAAATCCCGTGAGACAACGCGCTCCAGTATAGGTGGTTCCAATGTCAACCAGACGGTAGCCACGGCGGATACCTCCAGCCAGACAGCGCAATCCAATACTACTGAATACAGATTTGACATCTGGGCGGATACGGAAAAAGCCGTCAAGGCCCTGCTTTCGGCGGAAGGCAGCGTGGTGGGCAACCAGGCCGCCGGGACCATTACGGTCCGTGACCGTGCAGAAAATGTCCGCCAGATCGCCAGTTATATTGCCGAAACCAATAAGCGGCTGTCCCGCCAGATTGCGCTTCTCATCAATGTGTGGGCGCTGGAAGTCTCGGACGAGAATGAGGCAGGCCTGGATCTGCAAGCCATTTTTGCCAATAACGACGTTTCCATTGTGGCGGGCAGTCTGTCTGCTCTGGGCGGACCAGGTACGGCCAGCGCCACTATCGTTTCCGGCAAGCTCAAGGACAGCAGGGGCGTCCTGAAGGCTCTCAAGCAGTGGGGCAACGCCACTCAGGCAACATCAGGCGGCGGTCTGGTGGTTTCCAATCAGCCCTTGTCCGCACAGGCTATCCATAAGACCAACTACATAGCCGGTTCGTCCACGTCGCAGTCGGATTACGGCCAGACAACAGAAATTACGCCCGGCGAAGTAACGACCGGCTTTTCGATGACGGTTATTCCGCACATTCTGGAGCGACGGCGTGTGCTCCTCCAGTACACCATCAATCTGGTCCTGTTGGATGAGTTAAAGGAATATTCCACCAAAGATTTGGCCATTCAATTGCCAAAAACCAGCACCCGTGCCTTTACGCAACGTTCGTCCATGCAGATGGGTCAGACGCTGGTGCTGGCCGGGTTTCAGGATCAGTCACAAAAACTGGCCAATTCACTGGGCCTGCTGAACTTCGGACGTGGCACCAAGTACGGCAAAACCCTGCTGGTAGTCACCATGCAACTGGAAGCCGCCGGCGGCGGGACCGAGGACTGA
- a CDS encoding helix-turn-helix domain-containing protein, with translation MESFVPKGQITGPILPSFVLREKLSAGAKLLYSILCYHAFDKDHCWPSHKTLAQETGYCVSSIKNWLRELKHARLLAIRRTAYSSSTYVLLRPRTEATSRGAGATPSPSKREPNFGYPQPKFGYRKESKVNLEIYPPLPPKDCATPPCAIHARRKRGGGDFISANSIFERLWAVYPRKEAKESARAVWHRLWRCRALPALAELLASLERFRTSRQWLKEHGRFVPFLVNWLRGQRWLEDAPEAGSATTPEREQEVRHCVERLEERHRPDPAIEAARPRFEAFLSCFADGQRKRGPAWGLWSLLHSQGKAPHEEDVDTSMGILDFLTQWRSRLIGQAA, from the coding sequence ATGGAATCTTTTGTCCCAAAGGGCCAGATTACTGGTCCCATTTTGCCCTCTTTTGTGTTGCGAGAAAAGCTCTCGGCTGGAGCAAAACTGTTGTACTCTATTCTTTGCTATCACGCATTTGATAAAGATCACTGCTGGCCCTCGCACAAAACTCTGGCTCAGGAAACGGGATATTGCGTTTCAAGCATCAAGAACTGGTTGCGCGAGTTGAAGCATGCCCGGCTGCTGGCGATCCGGCGTACGGCCTACAGTTCTTCCACCTATGTGCTGTTGCGCCCCCGGACTGAGGCCACTTCGAGGGGCGCTGGGGCCACTCCTTCGCCCAGCAAGAGGGAGCCAAACTTTGGCTACCCCCAGCCAAAGTTTGGCTACAGAAAAGAATCTAAAGTAAATCTAGAAATATATCCCCCCTTACCCCCCAAGGACTGCGCAACGCCCCCCTGCGCAATTCATGCCCGCCGCAAGAGGGGTGGGGGGGATTTTATTTCAGCAAATTCCATTTTTGAACGCCTGTGGGCAGTTTATCCCCGGAAAGAAGCGAAAGAATCTGCCCGGGCCGTATGGCATCGGCTTTGGCGCTGCCGTGCCCTTCCGGCTCTGGCCGAGCTGCTGGCCTCGCTGGAGAGATTCAGGACGTCAAGGCAGTGGCTCAAGGAGCACGGTCGATTCGTACCGTTCCTTGTCAACTGGCTCCGTGGGCAGCGCTGGCTGGAGGACGCGCCGGAGGCCGGATCGGCCACTACTCCAGAAAGAGAGCAAGAGGTCCGGCACTGTGTGGAACGTCTGGAGGAGCGGCATCGGCCTGATCCGGCCATTGAGGCTGCTCGACCACGTTTTGAGGCGTTTTTATCGTGTTTTGCCGATGGACAGCGCAAACGCGGCCCCGCCTGGGGTTTGTGGAGTCTGCTCCACAGCCAGGGCAAAGCGCCGCATGAGGAAGATGTGGATACGTCGATGGGCATTCTGGACTTTCTCACCCAATGGCGAAGCCGCTTGATAGGGCAGGCGGCATGA